A section of the Veillonella criceti genome encodes:
- a CDS encoding putative polysaccharide biosynthesis protein, which produces MVNRFLQGTLILTIAGFVVKAIGSINWILLSRVLGGEGIGIYQMAFPIYLLSLQLSSAGIPIAISILTAEKIARFDYKGAQKVFKLSFYLLFATGLFFSILMWFGSDWLISSGYIIDDRAYLALLALSPAIFFVTLISCYRGYLQGWQLMTPTAVSQIIEQLLRVVVMLGAAYLLLPYGLGAAAGGASLGAGIGAFGALVVLIYYYYKLPKSPDDAHKQPDGPGESSGSIVKRLIKLAIPISLASLMLPLVANLDLFIVPRRLEVAGFSTSQATELFGYLTGMAVPLINLATIITAALATSIVPAISNANAIDDKKGVYYRTAGAMRITFMSTVPFTLMLYVLAEPVVSIIYNAPRAAEATQITAIAIFFLGMHQVTTGVLQGLGKPTIPVVNMGVAAICKVILNWNLTAISWLGISGAAYATVADIGVAALLNLIWIKKYTGYFLDFSLLWKNIVSAIIMGVAMFFLYAPLETIMHQFFAMAFTALIGGIIYVVVMVLLKGLNRHDGERMPVIGKFFRGKEK; this is translated from the coding sequence ATGGTTAACCGATTTTTACAAGGCACGCTTATTCTTACGATTGCAGGCTTTGTAGTCAAAGCAATTGGCAGTATCAACTGGATCCTCTTATCGCGCGTTTTAGGCGGTGAAGGGATCGGTATTTATCAAATGGCGTTTCCAATTTATCTCTTATCGCTACAATTATCTAGTGCTGGTATTCCAATTGCAATTTCAATTTTAACAGCTGAAAAAATAGCCCGCTTCGATTATAAAGGAGCTCAAAAAGTATTTAAACTTTCTTTCTACCTTTTATTCGCAACAGGCTTATTCTTTAGTATTTTAATGTGGTTTGGTTCCGATTGGCTCATTTCATCTGGTTATATCATTGATGATCGCGCCTATTTAGCCTTACTCGCTTTATCACCAGCCATTTTCTTTGTTACCCTTATTTCTTGTTATCGCGGGTATTTACAAGGCTGGCAATTAATGACACCAACAGCAGTCAGCCAAATTATTGAACAGTTGCTCCGTGTTGTTGTTATGTTAGGGGCTGCGTACTTACTATTACCATATGGCCTTGGCGCGGCTGCCGGTGGTGCTAGCCTAGGTGCTGGTATTGGGGCCTTTGGTGCACTCGTTGTGCTCATATATTATTACTACAAATTACCAAAATCACCAGACGATGCTCATAAACAACCTGATGGGCCTGGTGAATCCTCTGGCTCCATTGTGAAGCGACTGATTAAACTCGCAATTCCAATTTCACTAGCCAGCCTTATGTTGCCATTAGTAGCCAATTTAGACTTATTTATCGTGCCTCGACGCTTAGAAGTAGCCGGCTTTTCAACGAGTCAAGCCACCGAGCTTTTCGGTTATTTAACAGGTATGGCCGTACCGCTTATCAACTTGGCTACCATCATTACGGCGGCCTTAGCTACCAGCATTGTACCAGCAATTTCAAATGCCAATGCCATTGATGATAAAAAAGGCGTTTACTATCGTACGGCCGGAGCTATGCGAATCACATTCATGTCCACCGTACCATTTACATTAATGTTATATGTATTGGCTGAACCTGTAGTAAGCATTATCTACAATGCCCCTCGTGCAGCCGAAGCTACTCAAATTACGGCTATTGCGATTTTCTTTTTAGGTATGCATCAAGTAACAACTGGTGTTTTACAAGGACTTGGCAAACCAACCATTCCAGTTGTAAATATGGGCGTCGCTGCTATATGTAAAGTAATTTTAAACTGGAATTTAACGGCTATCTCCTGGCTTGGCATTAGTGGGGCCGCTTATGCTACAGTTGCTGATATCGGCGTGGCGGCCCTTTTAAATCTGATTTGGATCAAAAAATACACTGGTTATTTCCTCGACTTTTCCCTATTATGGAAAAACATTGTCAGCGCTATTATCATGGGCGTGGCTATGTTCTTCCTCTATGCCCCACTTGAAACAATTATGCACCAATTCTTTGCTATGGCTTTCACCGCTTTAATCGGTGGTATCATCTATGTTGTAGTCATGGTGCTATTAAAAGGACTTAACCGCCACGATGGCGAACGAATGCCTGTGATTGGAAAGTTTTTTAGAGGGAAGGAAAAATAA
- a CDS encoding OFA family MFS transporter, translating to MRNRWLIALAAIGIHICIGSVYAWSVLTRPIMTAMGWSLKETTWTFSLAILFLGLSAGLLGSVAEKMGPKKSGLLSTLFFGVGMIGTSFALSEASLTLLYLFYGVIGGIGLGVGYITPVSTLVKYFPRNRGFATGLAIMGFGFASLIAGPVMQFLTSQYGLVETFQILGVTYILVMIASSLYLKPPVNARSEMSTEATTETKTEAEDKTVTITKTNLSTKVISKSSTHAEQLLNRGMNAHDAMRTWQFSALWWIFFINITCGIGLLAVASPMAQEIVGMTANEAASMVGIIGLLNGLGRIGWSTVSDYLGRPFTYILFFAIEIIAFLALGNIATSFIFQFLVFAIITCYGGGFACMPAYLSDLFGTKQLSAIHGRILTAWGMAGIAGPTLVSFLRESTNSYSGPLFVFSALFVLNLAIAVTLKIYTKERYFEADPVIDLTPKNNETTTNTANEQAGVTAQ from the coding sequence ATGCGTAATCGTTGGCTTATTGCTCTCGCGGCAATCGGAATTCACATTTGTATTGGCAGTGTCTATGCGTGGAGCGTATTAACGCGCCCTATTATGACGGCCATGGGTTGGTCCTTAAAAGAAACTACCTGGACATTCTCCCTCGCTATTTTATTTCTCGGTCTATCCGCTGGTCTGTTAGGCAGTGTCGCTGAAAAAATGGGGCCAAAGAAAAGTGGTCTTCTTAGTACCCTCTTCTTTGGTGTAGGTATGATTGGCACATCGTTTGCTCTCAGTGAAGCTAGCCTTACCCTACTCTATCTCTTCTATGGTGTTATCGGCGGTATTGGCCTTGGGGTCGGTTACATTACGCCTGTCTCAACCTTAGTAAAATATTTCCCTCGCAATCGTGGCTTTGCTACAGGCCTCGCTATTATGGGCTTTGGCTTCGCCTCCCTCATTGCAGGCCCTGTAATGCAATTTTTAACCAGTCAATATGGTTTGGTAGAAACGTTTCAAATTCTCGGCGTTACATACATCCTTGTTATGATTGCTTCCTCTTTATATCTAAAACCACCTGTAAATGCGCGTTCTGAAATGTCAACAGAAGCTACAACTGAAACTAAAACTGAAGCTGAAGATAAAACTGTAACTATAACTAAGACTAATTTATCAACGAAAGTTATTTCTAAATCATCAACTCATGCAGAGCAGCTATTAAATCGTGGTATGAATGCCCATGATGCTATGCGTACTTGGCAGTTTTCTGCCTTATGGTGGATTTTTTTCATCAATATCACCTGTGGCATTGGTTTACTCGCTGTAGCCTCCCCTATGGCGCAAGAAATTGTCGGCATGACAGCTAACGAAGCGGCTTCCATGGTTGGCATCATCGGCCTTCTTAATGGCCTTGGCCGTATTGGTTGGTCTACCGTATCCGACTATCTTGGTCGGCCCTTCACCTATATTTTATTCTTTGCCATTGAAATTATAGCCTTCCTAGCACTTGGTAATATAGCTACGTCTTTTATATTTCAATTCTTAGTGTTTGCGATTATTACTTGCTACGGTGGTGGTTTTGCTTGTATGCCTGCTTACCTTAGCGATTTATTTGGGACAAAACAATTAAGCGCCATTCATGGTCGTATCCTCACCGCTTGGGGCATGGCTGGTATCGCTGGACCTACCTTAGTTTCTTTCTTACGCGAAAGCACTAATAGCTATAGCGGCCCACTCTTTGTATTTAGTGCCCTTTTTGTACTTAACTTAGCGATTGCTGTTACGTTGAAAATATATACAAAAGAACGGTATTTTGAAGCAGATCCTGTAATCGACTTAACACCTAAAAATAATGAAACAACAACTAATACTGCTAATGAACAAGCAGGCGTAACTGCACAATAA
- the fba gene encoding class II fructose-1,6-bisphosphate aldolase, with amino-acid sequence MPLVSTTEMFKKAYEGGYAIGAFNVNNMEIVQGIVDAAKEEQSPLILQVSAGARKYAKHIYLVKLVEAALEDTGLPIALHLDHGEDFEICKSCIDGGFTSVMIDGSKHDFETNVALTKQVVEYAHAHGVVVEGELGRLAGVEDDVNVSEKDALFTDPDQAAEFVERTGVDSLAIAIGTSHGAYKFKGTPYLDFERLEKVGKLLPNFPIVLHGASTVLPEFVEKCNQYGGNIPGAQGVPEDMLRKAAGMSVCKINIDTDLRLAMTASIRECLTQNPSEFDPRKYLGPARDAIKGMVQHKIKNVLGSSGKL; translated from the coding sequence ATGCCATTAGTTTCAACAACTGAAATGTTTAAAAAAGCCTATGAAGGCGGTTATGCTATTGGTGCTTTTAACGTAAATAATATGGAAATCGTTCAAGGTATTGTGGATGCAGCCAAAGAAGAACAATCTCCATTAATTCTTCAAGTATCTGCTGGGGCTCGTAAATATGCTAAACACATTTACCTTGTTAAATTAGTAGAAGCCGCCTTAGAAGACACAGGCCTTCCTATTGCTCTTCACTTAGACCATGGCGAAGATTTTGAAATCTGTAAATCCTGTATTGATGGTGGTTTTACGTCCGTTATGATTGATGGCTCGAAACATGATTTTGAAACAAACGTAGCCTTAACCAAACAAGTTGTTGAATATGCACACGCTCATGGCGTTGTCGTAGAAGGTGAATTAGGTCGCCTCGCTGGCGTTGAAGACGATGTAAACGTAAGTGAAAAAGATGCTTTATTCACAGACCCTGATCAAGCCGCTGAATTCGTAGAACGCACAGGCGTTGACTCCTTAGCCATTGCCATTGGTACTAGTCATGGCGCCTACAAATTTAAAGGCACTCCTTATCTTGACTTCGAACGCTTAGAAAAGGTAGGTAAATTATTACCAAACTTCCCTATCGTTTTACATGGTGCTTCTACTGTATTACCTGAATTCGTAGAAAAATGCAACCAATATGGCGGTAATATTCCAGGTGCGCAAGGGGTTCCTGAAGATATGCTTCGCAAAGCAGCTGGCATGTCCGTATGTAAAATCAACATCGACACAGACCTTCGCTTAGCTATGACCGCTTCAATTCGCGAATGTTTAACCCAAAACCCATCCGAATTTGACCCACGTAAATACTTAGGGCCAGCTCGTGATGCCATCAAAGGCATGGTACAACATAAAATCAAAAATGTACTTGGTTCTTCTGGTAAACTATAA
- a CDS encoding RluA family pseudouridine synthase, with the protein MFIISKLDFTIKTDKTKEQPMPLGAPLLTLTVPTDSPPTARISINHLVRQAGVSQAMRRRLRTEGLVYLNGVLQTWHTLLQPTDTVTLYLPTRETTFEPWDYELPIRYEDEHLLVINKPTGLLMHPTSTERYHTVANALVHYYEQTNQRNAAFHPVHRLDKDTSGLVIIAKNALVQHSFMKQQLPIRKTYEALCDGFFPAPLATIHWPIARKEGSIIERACHIQGKSAHTDVQCIAHSQRLSRVRFQLHTGRTHQIRVHMSHLGYPLVGDDLYGGSLDLLQQQALHAIGLQFVHPMTKEGLHLCTDIPPSWETLILQYLRKD; encoded by the coding sequence GTGTTTATAATCTCAAAGTTAGACTTTACCATAAAAACAGATAAAACCAAGGAACAACCTATGCCACTTGGCGCTCCTTTATTAACGCTAACCGTGCCCACTGATTCACCACCAACCGCGCGAATTTCCATCAATCACCTAGTCCGCCAAGCAGGCGTTTCACAAGCTATGCGCCGTCGCCTGCGTACGGAAGGCCTAGTCTATCTAAATGGTGTTTTGCAAACCTGGCACACATTATTGCAACCTACGGATACTGTAACACTCTATTTACCGACCCGTGAAACGACCTTTGAACCTTGGGACTATGAGCTCCCCATACGCTACGAAGATGAACATTTATTGGTCATCAATAAACCTACTGGATTACTTATGCACCCTACCTCGACAGAACGTTATCATACGGTAGCCAACGCATTAGTCCATTACTATGAACAGACTAATCAAAGGAATGCTGCGTTTCACCCTGTTCATCGCTTAGACAAAGATACATCAGGTCTCGTTATCATAGCTAAAAATGCCTTAGTCCAACATAGTTTCATGAAACAACAACTCCCCATTAGAAAAACCTATGAAGCCCTCTGTGACGGCTTCTTTCCAGCACCCTTAGCCACAATTCACTGGCCTATTGCCCGCAAGGAAGGGAGTATCATTGAACGCGCTTGTCATATACAAGGCAAATCAGCTCATACTGACGTACAATGCATCGCTCATAGCCAGCGCCTCTCACGAGTACGTTTTCAATTGCATACGGGCCGAACACATCAAATTCGCGTCCATATGTCCCATCTAGGCTATCCACTTGTAGGTGATGATTTATATGGTGGCTCCCTCGATTTACTCCAACAACAAGCACTTCATGCTATTGGGCTACAATTTGTCCATCCTATGACAAAAGAAGGATTACATCTCTGCACGGACATCCCGCCATCGTGGGAAACCTTGATTTTACAGTATTTAAGAAAAGATTAA
- a CDS encoding YajQ family cyclic di-GMP-binding protein: MAKDCSFDVVSEVNMQEVDNAVNQAKKEIGTRYDFRGSKSEISLEGDTIKVLSDDEYKLNAVIDVIKGKMVKRNVALKNLDYGKVEPASGATVRQVITIKKGISKETAKDVVKLIKNMKLKVTAQIMEDQVRVTGKDKDSLQEVIQMLKQQDLPVELQFVNFRS; the protein is encoded by the coding sequence ATGGCAAAAGATTGTTCATTCGACGTGGTGTCGGAAGTGAATATGCAAGAAGTAGATAATGCGGTTAACCAAGCAAAGAAAGAGATTGGTACGCGTTATGATTTCAGAGGGAGCAAATCTGAAATTAGCTTAGAAGGAGATACCATTAAGGTGCTTTCTGATGATGAATATAAATTAAATGCTGTAATCGATGTAATCAAGGGGAAAATGGTGAAGCGTAATGTAGCGCTTAAAAACCTTGATTATGGCAAAGTTGAACCAGCCTCTGGTGCTACGGTGCGTCAAGTTATTACTATTAAAAAAGGGATTTCTAAGGAAACTGCAAAAGACGTAGTTAAATTGATTAAAAATATGAAGCTTAAAGTGACCGCTCAAATTATGGAAGATCAAGTGCGTGTAACAGGCAAAGATAAGGATTCTTTGCAAGAAGTGATTCAAATGCTAAAACAACAGGATTTACCTGTAGAATTGCAATTTGTAAATTTCCGCTCCTAA
- the cbiD gene encoding cobalt-precorrin-5B (C(1))-methyltransferase CbiD, translating into MDVESMRGGYTTGSCATAGMKAALLALLQEEFPSQVTVINPQEQPIEVPIKAVEVLSSTEAKATVVKDGGDDPDVTHGTDIVTTVQLNTDGQLQFKAGFGVGTVTKSGLAMPPGEPAINPGPRTMMTTVFHEFCTEGQGVVVTVSVPEGEVLARKTLNSTLGIEGGISIIGTTGIVKPMSEEGFKNSLIPQLKVMKAAGYETAVLVPGRIGQDLAQQVLGVSINQLAETSNFIGFMLEQAVKIGFKKIVIIGHIGKIIKLASGSFHTHNRMSDGRMETLVAYAALEGASTAVAHELMDCRTTEAAMPILAREQLDGVYQRVADRASMRSERYIAQEAEVGIIIATLDGQILAVDDTARRIGGEEHWHIPFTL; encoded by the coding sequence ATGGATGTAGAGTCAATGCGGGGCGGTTATACGACTGGCTCGTGTGCTACAGCAGGTATGAAAGCGGCCTTACTCGCTTTATTGCAAGAAGAATTTCCCAGTCAAGTTACCGTTATTAATCCACAGGAACAGCCTATTGAAGTGCCGATTAAGGCCGTAGAGGTGTTATCTTCAACGGAAGCTAAGGCTACAGTGGTGAAAGATGGTGGCGATGATCCTGATGTTACTCATGGCACTGATATAGTAACAACCGTACAGTTAAATACAGATGGGCAGTTACAGTTTAAGGCTGGGTTTGGGGTAGGCACAGTTACAAAATCTGGTTTGGCTATGCCCCCAGGTGAGCCGGCAATTAATCCAGGACCTCGTACAATGATGACTACCGTATTTCATGAGTTTTGTACTGAAGGGCAAGGCGTAGTTGTGACGGTTTCCGTACCAGAGGGTGAAGTTTTAGCTCGGAAAACCCTCAATAGTACGTTAGGTATTGAAGGCGGGATTTCCATTATTGGTACGACGGGTATTGTGAAACCGATGAGTGAAGAAGGGTTTAAAAACTCTTTAATACCTCAATTAAAAGTTATGAAGGCGGCTGGCTATGAAACGGCAGTGCTTGTACCTGGACGAATTGGTCAAGACTTAGCACAACAGGTGTTAGGTGTGTCTATTAACCAACTGGCAGAAACTTCTAATTTTATTGGCTTTATGTTAGAACAGGCCGTAAAGATTGGGTTTAAGAAAATAGTCATTATTGGTCATATTGGTAAAATTATAAAACTGGCCTCTGGTAGTTTTCATACACATAATCGTATGAGTGATGGCCGTATGGAAACTCTAGTCGCTTATGCGGCGTTAGAGGGCGCTAGTACGGCCGTAGCCCATGAACTTATGGACTGTCGTACGACGGAAGCGGCTATGCCAATTTTAGCACGGGAACAATTGGACGGTGTGTATCAACGCGTGGCGGATAGAGCGTCTATGCGATCAGAACGGTATATTGCGCAGGAGGCAGAGGTGGGCATTATCATTGCAACCTTAGATGGGCAGATTTTAGCCGTTGATGATACAGCACGACGTATAGGAGGTGAAGAACATTGGCACATACCCTTTACGTTGTAG
- the cbiE gene encoding precorrin-6y C5,15-methyltransferase (decarboxylating) subunit CbiE: MAHTLYVVGIGPGNPDYVVPRGLALIQSAKVLVGSERALLDFAQDGQITYPITGKLAALAEWIETQLATSDVVVLVSGDTGYYSLLPYLKKKFPKSPIDVVPGISSMTFAFARIGEVWQDADLLSFHGRVPPESSLAYEAGRKLGFLTDKEHNPAAIAQILLDHGWPAETTAYACERLSYADECIEQRTLQAMTELAGFYHSVVIVIG, translated from the coding sequence TTGGCACATACCCTTTACGTTGTAGGCATTGGTCCAGGTAATCCTGACTATGTTGTGCCTCGTGGCTTAGCTTTAATTCAGTCGGCTAAGGTTTTGGTGGGCAGTGAACGGGCTTTGCTTGATTTTGCACAAGACGGTCAAATAACGTATCCGATTACTGGCAAATTAGCGGCATTAGCTGAATGGATAGAGACTCAGCTTGCAACGAGTGACGTCGTAGTTTTGGTGAGTGGTGATACAGGCTATTATAGTTTATTGCCTTATTTAAAGAAAAAATTTCCTAAGAGTCCTATCGATGTGGTGCCAGGGATTAGCTCAATGACGTTTGCCTTTGCTCGTATTGGTGAAGTATGGCAAGACGCTGATTTATTAAGTTTTCATGGTAGGGTACCGCCGGAGTCGTCTTTAGCTTATGAAGCGGGGCGCAAGTTAGGTTTTTTGACGGATAAGGAACATAATCCAGCCGCGATTGCTCAGATTTTATTAGACCATGGTTGGCCCGCTGAAACCACGGCTTATGCTTGTGAACGTCTCAGTTATGCTGATGAATGTATTGAGCAGCGCACATTACAGGCCATGACAGAGTTAGCTGGTTTTTATCACTCTGTTGTGATTGTCATAGGTTAG
- the cbiT gene encoding precorrin-6Y C5,15-methyltransferase (decarboxylating) subunit CbiT: MRHFFGIDDEEYIRGDVPMTKREIRMAVLNEARVQEDSYVLDVGAGTGSISIEAALGAPKGHVYAIERFTKGVELIKANMAKFNVSNMTVIEAKAPEGMADLPALDAIIIGGSAGGMDAILDEAERLLKVGGRLVVTAVTMETGYTILKALKNRPFTYDGYQMQINRFRKAGPYHMLNPLSPIFIVTAVKQAEA, encoded by the coding sequence ATGCGTCATTTTTTTGGTATTGACGATGAAGAATATATTCGTGGCGATGTGCCTATGACGAAACGCGAGATTCGTATGGCTGTGCTTAATGAAGCTCGTGTTCAGGAAGATAGCTATGTCTTAGATGTAGGGGCTGGCACTGGTTCTATTTCTATTGAAGCCGCTTTAGGGGCCCCTAAGGGACATGTGTATGCCATCGAACGTTTCACTAAGGGCGTGGAGCTTATAAAAGCGAATATGGCGAAGTTCAATGTGTCGAATATGACGGTCATTGAAGCTAAAGCGCCGGAAGGGATGGCTGATTTACCCGCTCTTGATGCAATTATTATTGGAGGTAGTGCCGGTGGGATGGATGCTATTTTAGATGAAGCAGAACGACTTTTAAAAGTGGGTGGTCGTTTGGTAGTAACAGCCGTTACTATGGAAACGGGCTATACGATTTTAAAAGCTTTAAAGAATCGTCCTTTCACGTATGATGGCTATCAAATGCAAATTAATCGGTTCCGCAAAGCAGGACCGTATCATATGCTCAATCCATTGAGTCCTATTTTTATTGTAACAGCCGTTAAACAGGCTGAAGCATAG
- the cobM gene encoding precorrin-4 C(11)-methyltransferase → MSQVAPVVHFVGAGPGDPELITRKGYRLVSEADIVIYAGSLVNPDILAACKKGCEIHNSATMNLDEVIEVMKRGASEGKAIVRLHTGDPAIYGAIQEQMDRLKELDITYAVVPGVSSFLATAAALKQEYTLPNVSQTVIITRMEGRTPMPPKEKLGMLAAHEATMCIFLSVQMIDRVVEELIKGGYSPKTPVAIVVKASWPDQRIIRGTLETIAQIVSQEGVLRQAMIVVSKVLDSDYELSKLYDKGFSHMYRSAKD, encoded by the coding sequence ATGTCACAAGTGGCTCCTGTAGTACATTTTGTAGGGGCTGGTCCAGGGGATCCTGAATTAATTACCCGTAAAGGCTACCGATTAGTGAGTGAAGCGGATATTGTTATTTATGCTGGTTCTTTGGTAAATCCAGATATTTTAGCAGCTTGTAAAAAAGGCTGTGAAATTCATAACAGTGCGACTATGAATTTGGATGAAGTGATTGAAGTGATGAAACGCGGTGCTAGTGAAGGCAAAGCCATTGTGCGTTTGCACACCGGTGACCCTGCTATTTATGGAGCTATTCAAGAACAAATGGATCGCCTTAAAGAGCTCGATATTACCTATGCTGTAGTGCCTGGTGTTAGTTCTTTCTTGGCAACCGCGGCGGCATTAAAACAGGAGTATACGTTACCGAATGTGTCGCAGACTGTTATTATTACGCGCATGGAAGGGCGTACCCCCATGCCACCGAAAGAAAAGCTAGGTATGCTAGCGGCCCATGAAGCAACGATGTGCATTTTCCTTAGTGTACAGATGATTGACCGTGTAGTGGAAGAGTTAATAAAAGGTGGCTATAGTCCTAAGACACCAGTAGCGATTGTAGTAAAAGCTTCTTGGCCAGATCAACGCATTATTCGTGGTACGCTAGAAACGATTGCGCAGATTGTGAGTCAAGAAGGGGTATTGCGTCAGGCGATGATTGTGGTCAGCAAGGTATTAGATAGTGATTATGAATTATCTAAGCTTTATGATAAAGGGTTTAGCCACATGTACCGCAGTGCTAAAGACTGA
- a CDS encoding cobalt-precorrin 5A hydrolase — MNSLRTAIISVTTHGAKLGQQLRAYFTRAEALGQVDIACFEKEGRTSGEAATIFTAMKPHMEMWFTTYDRLLFIMATGIVVRMIAPYIKHKSEDPAIVVMDEQGKFAISLLSGHLGGANEWTAEIADVVGATPVITTATDVNGIPAPDVLARKLHCQVEDFTTLKEVNAALVAGETVPYYIDDTLYFLHHYEAVAKAQGIELIRFNPHTVTGKSLLQQGGDETPRVVITDLILPTGLRTLVLRPPTMVVGIGCRRDTPKELVLQAVSESLANVERSPKSVASAASVIVKADEVGLLAAVKELQWPIHFFTQEEMAPFIEHSQLEESNFVKETIGVGNVCETTALMQAKSQTLLQKKTVYPRTTVAIAQVQSK, encoded by the coding sequence ATGAATAGCTTACGGACAGCTATTATTTCAGTAACGACTCATGGGGCCAAGTTAGGTCAGCAATTGCGTGCGTATTTTACAAGAGCCGAGGCGTTAGGACAAGTCGATATTGCTTGTTTTGAAAAAGAAGGACGCACCAGTGGTGAAGCAGCGACTATATTTACAGCTATGAAACCGCATATGGAAATGTGGTTTACAACGTATGATCGCTTGCTGTTTATTATGGCTACAGGCATTGTAGTACGTATGATTGCACCTTACATTAAGCATAAGTCAGAAGATCCGGCCATTGTGGTGATGGATGAACAAGGTAAATTTGCTATTAGTCTGTTGTCAGGTCATTTAGGGGGCGCCAATGAATGGACAGCAGAGATTGCTGATGTAGTGGGCGCTACACCAGTGATTACGACGGCTACTGATGTTAATGGGATTCCGGCCCCTGATGTGTTAGCTCGAAAATTACACTGTCAGGTAGAAGATTTTACTACCTTAAAAGAAGTGAATGCCGCTCTTGTGGCTGGCGAAACGGTACCGTATTATATTGATGATACACTTTATTTTTTGCATCATTATGAAGCGGTAGCAAAGGCTCAGGGCATTGAACTAATTCGCTTTAATCCTCATACTGTGACTGGTAAATCCTTGCTACAACAGGGCGGTGATGAAACACCGCGCGTAGTGATTACGGATTTAATATTGCCAACAGGGCTACGTACATTAGTGTTACGGCCTCCTACTATGGTAGTTGGTATTGGCTGTCGTCGTGACACACCTAAAGAGTTAGTTTTACAGGCCGTTTCAGAGTCTTTGGCTAATGTGGAACGGTCGCCTAAAAGTGTAGCCAGCGCCGCTTCAGTTATTGTGAAAGCCGATGAAGTGGGGCTACTTGCTGCGGTAAAAGAATTACAATGGCCCATTCACTTTTTTACCCAAGAAGAAATGGCGCCTTTTATAGAACATAGTCAGTTAGAAGAATCTAATTTTGTTAAAGAAACGATAGGAGTAGGCAACGTATGCGAAACAACAGCACTAATGCAGGCCAAGAGCCAAACATTATTACAAAAGAAAACGGTGTATCCACGAACAACGGTAGCCATTGCACAGGTACAATCAAAGTAA
- the cobJ gene encoding precorrin-3B C(17)-methyltransferase — protein MTPQAREAILAADRVVGYLTYLDLIADLIKDKEKVGTAMMQEVDRCQQAVDLAIDGHQVVVISSGDSGIYGMAGLVMELANKVPAENRPQVDIIPGLSAVNVAAAVLGAPLMHDFAVISLSDLMTPWDLIKKRADLSAEGDMVIALYNPRSKKRVTHLDEVRELVLKHRDPKTPVGIVQKAGRPGQHMVISDLENFTKEEIDMQTLVIIGNSQTYVENGRMITPRGYKL, from the coding sequence ATGACCCCACAGGCAAGAGAGGCGATTTTAGCTGCTGACCGTGTAGTAGGGTATTTAACGTATCTTGACTTGATTGCTGATTTGATTAAAGATAAAGAAAAAGTTGGCACAGCCATGATGCAGGAAGTAGATCGCTGCCAACAAGCTGTAGATTTGGCTATTGATGGTCATCAAGTGGTCGTGATTTCTAGTGGTGATTCTGGTATTTATGGTATGGCGGGTCTTGTTATGGAACTCGCTAATAAAGTACCTGCTGAAAATCGTCCTCAAGTGGATATTATTCCTGGTTTAAGTGCTGTCAATGTAGCAGCTGCCGTACTAGGCGCTCCATTGATGCATGATTTTGCAGTTATTTCTTTAAGTGATTTGATGACACCTTGGGATTTAATTAAAAAACGGGCTGATTTAAGTGCTGAAGGGGATATGGTAATTGCTTTATACAATCCACGCAGTAAAAAACGTGTCACTCATTTAGATGAAGTACGTGAATTAGTATTAAAACACCGCGACCCTAAAACGCCAGTTGGGATTGTGCAAAAGGCGGGCCGCCCTGGTCAGCATATGGTGATTTCTGATTTGGAAAATTTCACAAAAGAAGAAATTGATATGCAGACCTTAGTTATTATTGGCAATAGCCAGACCTATGTAGAAAATGGTCGTATGATTACACCTCGAGGCTACAAATTATGA